The Snodgrassella alvi wkB2 genome window below encodes:
- a CDS encoding SDR family NAD(P)-dependent oxidoreductase translates to MQCCVIITGHSRGLGRALTEYYLTKEVKVVGLSRHGWDNPPEKLLEYSIDFSDADAMATLIRSASWQSGLENKNEIILINNAGMVEPNSIIGQQDCDAIIKAVTVNITAPLLLTNAVIAAAPKAEIRIAHISSGAGRHPVAGWSVYGATKAALDQHAAVVAAEQHPHVRIASIAPGIVDTNMQQNIRSADADKFPLVQNFIGLKDKNQLQSAEDTAKTIADMIAADDYGRQILRDVREQNGV, encoded by the coding sequence ATGCAATGTTGTGTAATTATTACTGGTCATAGTCGGGGGTTAGGACGGGCTCTGACAGAATATTACCTGACCAAAGAAGTTAAAGTTGTCGGTCTATCACGGCATGGCTGGGATAATCCGCCGGAAAAATTACTGGAATATTCAATTGATTTTTCTGATGCTGATGCTATGGCGACATTAATCCGGTCAGCCAGCTGGCAAAGTGGTCTTGAAAATAAAAATGAAATTATTCTGATAAACAACGCTGGTATGGTAGAGCCGAATTCAATAATAGGCCAGCAGGATTGTGATGCAATTATTAAAGCAGTAACTGTAAATATTACTGCACCATTACTATTAACTAATGCGGTGATTGCCGCTGCTCCGAAAGCTGAAATTCGCATTGCGCATATCAGTAGTGGTGCCGGACGGCATCCGGTAGCAGGCTGGAGCGTATATGGAGCTACTAAGGCGGCACTGGATCAGCACGCAGCAGTAGTAGCGGCTGAACAACATCCGCATGTACGTATTGCCAGTATTGCTCCCGGTATTGTTGATACCAATATGCAGCAAAATATCCGTTCTGCCGATGCTGATAAATTTCCCCTGGTACAAAATTTTATTGGCTTAAAGGATAAAAATCAGTTGCAAAGTGCTGAAGATACTGCAAAAACAATTGCGGATATGATTGCTGCAGATGATTATGGCCGGCAAATTCTGCGCGATGTACGGGAACAGAACGGGGTTTGA